The genomic stretch ACAGTTTTTTCTCGTGCAGCAGGATCATGCAGTCGTCGAGATCTGCAATCATCTTGTCAGCGTTGGTCACGAAGTAAGGCGACAGGTAGCCACGGTCGAACTGCATGCCTTCGACAACATCGGTCTCTGTTTCCAGGCCTTTGTTTTCTTCGACGGTGATCACACCTTCGTTGCCAACTTTTTGCATCGCGTCTGCGATCTGCTGGCCGATGGCGGCTTCACCGTTGGCGGAGATGGTGCCAACCTGTGCAACTTCAGCGGAGTCTTTGACTTCGCGTGCCATGTCACGGATGCCCTGAACGACAGTGGCAGTTGCCAGGTCGATACCGCGCTTCAGGTCCATTGGGTTCAGACCAGCTGCAACCTGCTTCAGGCCTTCTTTGACGATGGCCTGGGCCAGAACGGTGGCAGTAGTGGTGCCGTCGCCTGCTTCGTCATTGGTGCGGGAAGCAACTTCCTTGACCATCTGGGCGCCCATGTTTTCGAACTTGTCTTCCAGTTCGATCTCTTTGGCAACGGAAACACCATCTTTGGTGATGCGTGGCGCACCAAAAGATTTGTCCAGAATGACATTGCGGCCTTTGGGGCCCAGGGTCACTTTGACAGCATCAGCCAGTACGTTTACGCCGGCCAACATGCGGTTGCGGGCATCGGTGTCGAATTTGACGTCCTTAGCAGACATGTTTTATTCTCCTCGAGAAAAGTCTTCTTAATTCAGCGTGATATGGGATCAGAGAAGCCTGAAGGCTTACTCGATGATACCCATGATGTCGCTTTCCTTCATCATCAGCAGCTCTTCGCCGTCGACGGTGACTTCGGTGCCGGACCATTTGCCGAACAGGATGGTGTCGCCAGCTGTAACAGCCATTGCGATCAGCTCACCATTGTCCTTGCGCGCGCCTTCGCCGGTTGCGACGACCTGGCCCTCGCTGGGCTTTTCCTTGGCGGATTCTGGAATGATCAGACCACCAGCAGTTTTTTCTTCGCTTTCGGTACGACGAACCAGCACGCGATCGTGGAGTGGTTTCAATGCCATCTTTGCAGCTCCTTATAAGGCTCAAAGGTTGTTATCTCTATCCCCCTGCTCCCCGCAGAGGGCGTTATCACTCACAGGTGGCGAGTGCTAACGAACGAATAGCTAGGCAGCAGCGGCGCATGAGTCAACCAAAATGGGAAAGAAAATTTTAGCAATCGTATGAGCGCAGATCCGAACAGCAAACGGAGCTGCTCACTCAGGGCGTTTATCTGCGACCTGCCCTGCCTCTGACACCCCACAATCCGCCTCTGGCTCCCAGCTATAGGCCCAGTGTTTCAGCCCGTCACGGCCTGCTTCGGTAAGTTGGTAAATACCGGTCGAAACCCGCTCGAACCAGCCATAGTGATTGGCAGACATCAGCCCAGTGGCCCGGCCTACCCCGGTTGCCTTGGCCACCGCTGAGCCCTTGGTGGCGCCGGCCTCGGCCAAATGCGCGGCGCAACGCAGCGCATCCTGGCGATAGGCGGTCACGATGCCATGTCTTGTCGCACCGCCAGCATTGGGATCGCCCTGCAGTTTTTCAAACTCACGCAACAGCCGCTGCTGGCGCTTTTTGGATTTGCGCGGCGCGTAGGGACCGGGATCGCAATGCACCTCGCAGCGCCCATCCGGTAGCACCGTGATCAGCCCCAGCGACAACCGGCGGCACAGGGCCAGATTATCCTTGAGCATCCGTTTGGCCTGACGCCCCTTGGGACGGGGCACCGCGATATAGACCAGATCCGTGACCGACTGGCGGGCAATCGCCTGATGAAACAAAGACAGCGAAAACCGCAGCTTCAGCTCAACAATCACTGGTTCTTCACCGCCGCGCCGTGCCATCACATCAGCGGCCCCCACCTCGCCCTTGACCTCATAGCCTTGGGCCTGCAGCAGCGCCTTTACGGGAGGGTAGAGTTGATCTTCGCGGTCCATGGGGGATGCTTGGCAGGTTGTTGCGCACAGTTCAAGCGGCGCTGCCGGGTGACACCAGGGCCCACTTCGCGCCAGAGCTGTGTTATCGACTTGCTATTTGGCGGCTCTCACTTCTAGCTTTTTGACAGCGAATCTAATGAGACTGAGCCCATGATCCGAATATTTGCATTTCTTTTTGCGGCTTTGCTGGCTGTTCAGTCTGCCCACGCAGCCTGCCGCGGCGCAGATTTTCGCGATCACCTGCCGCCCAGCGAAACAGCATGGCTGGCGCGCCAGATGGCCGCAACGCCCTATTCCACCGGCAACCACTGGGTTGCCCGCAAAGACGGTCAGTCACTGCATGTTATTGGCACCATGCACAGCGGTGACAGCCGCATGGCCCGGGTGATGCGGCGCCTACGCCCCATCATTGCCCAGGCCGATGCGGTGTATTTTGAAGTCACCCGCGCGGAAATGAAATTGGTCAAGGATCAGATGAAAATACGGCCAGAAGCCTTCCTGCTGCCGCCCGGGCGCCGGTTGCAACAGCTGATGAGCCCCAAAAGCTGGGAACAGTTTGAGCTTTTTGCCGCGATGTCCAATGCGGACATGGAAACCATTCAAAGAATGCAGCCCTGGGCCCTGAGCCTGTTTCTGATCCCCGGTGGCTGCCGCCCCTTCGGATTTGGTCTAAAACGAGGATTGGATGACCGGATTGAGCGTTTTGCAGCCCGCAAAGGCATCCCCGTTGGCGGATTGGAGACCGCAGGCACCGGATTTTCCGCCCTGGCCCGCCTGTCCCTGCGCGATCAGGTCCGCATGCTCGAAAACGAGGTGGCATTCCTGCTCTCTGACGCTCCCGAAAACGCGACAGCCGTAGAGGCCTACTTTGACGAAAGCGTCTGGCAGGCCTTCCTTCTGGAGCCCCGCATTGCCAGTCAGTATATCGGCGTTTCGGCAAAAGAGCTCACCCGATTGGACCGTGCATTTTATAGTAATATGCTGGGGTGGCGGAACAAGCTCTGGATCAAGACCATTCAGCAGATCAAAGGCGAGCAAGTGGTGATCGCGGTGGGGGCAGCGCATCTGCCGGGTAAAGAGGGCATTCTGAACCTGCTCAAACAGCGCGGCTACAGTTTGGAACGCGCCGCCTTTAATTAAGATCTCCCCTTCAAACGGCGCGCGCCAGGGTGCGGGCGGCCACCCCCTACCCATTTTCCTGGAGCAACGATGCGACTGATTTATTCTATTCTATTCCTGTTGCTGCCTGCCCTGCTACCGGCCTGGGCCCAGGCCGCCTGCACCGGCACCGATCTGCGCACGACGCTGTCTCCCCAGGATCAGAGCTGGATTGACACCAGGATCGCCGATGCCCCCTTTGCTGAGGGCAATCACTGGATCGCCCAGCGCGGGGAGCGCAGGATCCATGTCATCGGGACCCTGCATTTGAATGATCCCCGCCTTAAGGCCATCACTGCCCGCCTGGAACCGGTTCTTGCCGCTGCCGACACGCTGCTGTTGGAGATCACCCCAGAGGACGAAGCAAAGTTACAAGCGCGTTTGGGAAAAACTCCTGAGCTGATGTTCATTACCCAAGGCCCATCTTTGATTGACCGGCTGTCCACCGACGACTGGGCCACCCTGTCCGGTATGGCACAGAAACACGGCATCCCCGGCTGGATGGCGGCAAAAATGCGGCCTTGGTTTCTGGCCATGTCGATGTCCGTTCCGCCCTGCCTCAGGGGCAGCAAGGCCAGCAAGCTGGGCCTTGATAAGCGGCTGCAGAAACAGGCCAAAGGCACCGAAATCCCCATGCTATCCCTCGAAGATCCGATAACGATCTTGCAGGCGATGAATGCGGAAACGCTGGACGAACAGCTGCGCCAGATGCAGCTCTCCCTCAGCCTGATGGGACAGGGCGCGGACGAATTCGTCACATTGACCCACAGCTATTTTGAGCAGACCAGCTGGCGCTACCTCGCCATGGTGGAGCGGCGGTTCTACCAAAGCTCTACCTTTGAAGAAGACGAGGCCAGACAGCCGTGGGATGAGGCTATGGACCTGATGCTGGTGCACCGCAACGCAGCCTGGATCCCAGTGATCGAAGCCACCCAGGGGACCACCCTGGTGGTGGCTGTTGGCGCCCTGCACCTGCCAGGAGAAACCGGCATATTGAACCTGCTACAACAGCAGGGATACAGCCTGACGCGCGCCGCGTTTTGACCCTGCATATGCCGCCGAGACGGCGCGCTTCGCCCGGATCAGCCTGATCAGAGATCAAAAACCAGCAAATGCGGCACTGCGTGAACCACATTGCCGCATTGCACCCCTGGTGGGGTGACAAGGGATTTCACCCTGTTATAAGGCGCTCAAATTCTCCCTTTTTTGTTCATAGGATAGCATCATGACCGTCCAAGTTCTTGGCCACAAATCCCCTGACACCGATTCCACCGGCTCCCCAATCATTTGGGCCTGGTACCTGAACGAGATCAAAGGTGTTGCCGCCGAAGCCAAACTGCTCGGCGAACCCAATACCGAAGCCGCCTTCATGTTGCAGCGCTGGAACCTGGACAAACCTGCAATCATCGCTGATGTGGCGGACGATCAGCCAGTTGTCATCGTCGACACCAACAACCCGGCCGAGCTGCCCGCCAATATCAATGGCGCCGATGTGCAGGCCATCATCGACCACCACAAACTGGTTGGCGGCCTAGAGACCAAAGGCCCCATCGACATCACCATCCGCCCGCTCGCCTGCACCGCCACCATCATGTATGATCTGATCGGTGACGACATGGCCAAGATGCCCGACGCCATCAAAGGCGCGGCGCTGACCTGCATTCTGTCGGACACGCTGGAATTCCGCTCCCCCACCACCACCGACCACGACCGTGCCGTAGCCGAAAAGCTGGCCGCTGATCTGGGCATCGATATCGCCGCCTATGCCGCTGATATGTTTGCTGCCAAGTCCGATGTGTCGTCCTTTTCGGACGCCGAATTGCTGCGCATGGACAGCAAGGAATACGCGGTTGAAGGCACCAAGTTCCGCGTCTCAGTTCTGGAAACCACCGCCCCTGCGGTGGTGCTGGACCGTCAGGCCAGCCTGATGGAGACAATGACCACCGTCGCCAGCGAAGACGGTGTGGATCAGGTTTTGCTGTTTGTGGTGGATATCCTCAACGAAGAAGCCACCCTGATGGTGCCCAACGATCTGGTGAAAACCGTTGCCGAGAAAAGCTTTGGAGTCTCTGTTTCAGGCGACTCGGTTGTGTTGCCCGGCGTGATGAGCCGCAAAAAGCAGATCATTCCAAACCTGAAAGTCTGAGCAGGCGGTCCCCACAGCATCTGACCGCTGACTGTTTTAGGGCGTCCCAATGGGGCGCCCTTTTTGTGCCCGCCTAAGTTGTTCTGCCCTGTCACGCTGACATGCCCCCCCGCCAGATTGACAGCGGATAAAAATCACCCACTGGGTTCTTTTTGTATATACAAACGATATTCATTGTAGTAACAAGGTTACGCTTACCAAGGAGCCAACACAGATGGCCAAAGCCGAAAAGACCAAAAAGGCCCGCAAGGATGCCCAGCTTATCATTCGGATATCGAAAGAAGAGCGGGATGATTTTGTGGAACTTTGCGACGGGCTGGACACCAGCGCCGCCCGTGAAATTCGCCGCTTCATCCGTGGGTTCCTGCGTGAGCACGACAACACTAATTCTGAAACTTGAGACAAGGACAAACGTCATGAGCAAAAAAGCCGACGCCAAAAAAGCAAAAATTAAAGACCTGAAAAAAGAAGTCAAACTGCGCGCAGCCAAAGTAGCCCGTCAGGAAGAAAAACTGAAAGCCGCTAAAAAAGCGCTGAAGAAAGCCGCCTAAGCGCTGCTTGTTACCTCTGGCCAGCGGCACTTCGGTGCCGCCGGTCCACATGCCTGAACCTGTGATACCGCTTTCTTTTCCCATGTAACGGTTTGCAGGCGATTTCCCCCTGCGCCAGTGCGGCCTGCGCGTTTCGCGGTGGCATCAGCCGGGGAACTCGGTCATATCTAGCCTCGCACAGCCCAGCCCGTCAAAACCAGACGGCGCGGCGCAGACAGGAAAGGCGCATATATGACCCGCATCATTCAATCACTCGCAGAGGTCTCCGACCGCTACAGCGCGCTTTTTGTCGACCTATGGGGTTGCGTCCACAATGGGGTTACCGCCTTTCCCGAAGCCGTCGCCGCGCTACAGGCCTACCGCGCCCGCGGCGGTATTGTGGTGCTGGTGACCAATTCGCCAAAGCCCCGTGCCGGGGTGGCCGGGCAGCTGGCTGAATTTGGCGTCCCAGAAGACGCCTATGACACCATTGCCACCTCTGGCGATTCTGCCCGCTCGGCGATGTTTACGGGCGCCGTGGGCAGCAAGGTCTATTTCATGGGGGAATGGCAGCGTGATGAAGGCTTCTTTGAGCCGCTAGATGTCATTCACGATCCGGTTGAGATCACCCGCGCGCCCCTGGCTGAGGCTGAGGGCATCGTTTGCTGCGGTCCCTTCGACACTATGGCCGACCCCGATGTAAACCGCGCTGATTTTCTGCTGGCCAAGCAAAAGGGCCTGAAACTGCTCTGTGCCAACCCCGATATCGTCGTGGATCGCGGTGAAAAACGGGAATGGTGCGCCGGGGCGCTGGCA from Phaeobacter sp. G2 encodes the following:
- a CDS encoding TraB/GumN family protein → MRLIYSILFLLLPALLPAWAQAACTGTDLRTTLSPQDQSWIDTRIADAPFAEGNHWIAQRGERRIHVIGTLHLNDPRLKAITARLEPVLAAADTLLLEITPEDEAKLQARLGKTPELMFITQGPSLIDRLSTDDWATLSGMAQKHGIPGWMAAKMRPWFLAMSMSVPPCLRGSKASKLGLDKRLQKQAKGTEIPMLSLEDPITILQAMNAETLDEQLRQMQLSLSLMGQGADEFVTLTHSYFEQTSWRYLAMVERRFYQSSTFEEDEARQPWDEAMDLMLVHRNAAWIPVIEATQGTTLVVAVGALHLPGETGILNLLQQQGYSLTRAAF
- a CDS encoding manganese-dependent inorganic pyrophosphatase; the encoded protein is MTVQVLGHKSPDTDSTGSPIIWAWYLNEIKGVAAEAKLLGEPNTEAAFMLQRWNLDKPAIIADVADDQPVVIVDTNNPAELPANINGADVQAIIDHHKLVGGLETKGPIDITIRPLACTATIMYDLIGDDMAKMPDAIKGAALTCILSDTLEFRSPTTTDHDRAVAEKLAADLGIDIAAYAADMFAAKSDVSSFSDAELLRMDSKEYAVEGTKFRVSVLETTAPAVVLDRQASLMETMTTVASEDGVDQVLLFVVDILNEEATLMVPNDLVKTVAEKSFGVSVSGDSVVLPGVMSRKKQIIPNLKV
- a CDS encoding TIGR01459 family HAD-type hydrolase, with the translated sequence MTRIIQSLAEVSDRYSALFVDLWGCVHNGVTAFPEAVAALQAYRARGGIVVLVTNSPKPRAGVAGQLAEFGVPEDAYDTIATSGDSARSAMFTGAVGSKVYFMGEWQRDEGFFEPLDVIHDPVEITRAPLAEAEGIVCCGPFDTMADPDVNRADFLLAKQKGLKLLCANPDIVVDRGEKREWCAGALARLYTEMGGESLYFGKPHPPIYDLARRRLAELGTDIADGDILAIGDGPHTDIAGAMGEGIDSLFITGGLAARETKTTTQPDAAALTAYLEQEKSAPTFSIGFLR
- the groES gene encoding co-chaperone GroES; the protein is MALKPLHDRVLVRRTESEEKTAGGLIIPESAKEKPSEGQVVATGEGARKDNGELIAMAVTAGDTILFGKWSGTEVTVDGEELLMMKESDIMGIIE
- a CDS encoding DUF2161 family putative PD-(D/E)XK-type phosphodiesterase; translation: MDREDQLYPPVKALLQAQGYEVKGEVGAADVMARRGGEEPVIVELKLRFSLSLFHQAIARQSVTDLVYIAVPRPKGRQAKRMLKDNLALCRRLSLGLITVLPDGRCEVHCDPGPYAPRKSKKRQQRLLREFEKLQGDPNAGGATRHGIVTAYRQDALRCAAHLAEAGATKGSAVAKATGVGRATGLMSANHYGWFERVSTGIYQLTEAGRDGLKHWAYSWEPEADCGVSEAGQVADKRPE
- a CDS encoding TraB/GumN family protein is translated as MIRIFAFLFAALLAVQSAHAACRGADFRDHLPPSETAWLARQMAATPYSTGNHWVARKDGQSLHVIGTMHSGDSRMARVMRRLRPIIAQADAVYFEVTRAEMKLVKDQMKIRPEAFLLPPGRRLQQLMSPKSWEQFELFAAMSNADMETIQRMQPWALSLFLIPGGCRPFGFGLKRGLDDRIERFAARKGIPVGGLETAGTGFSALARLSLRDQVRMLENEVAFLLSDAPENATAVEAYFDESVWQAFLLEPRIASQYIGVSAKELTRLDRAFYSNMLGWRNKLWIKTIQQIKGEQVVIAVGAAHLPGKEGILNLLKQRGYSLERAAFN